GTTacgtttttttgcttcttcccaTTACCTCcgtacacatacacgcacacatacgaaAAGAAGCAAAGGTGAATGGGGTTTTATTCGCGAAATTCGATCGCCATTAGTCTGGAAGCGATTGTAATTCACAGAAACTAACTATCCGAGCACAGTAATGGAAATCGATACGATACCGTGTCCACACAATGGACAAACCTTTCGCTACGCTTTTCACCAAATGCACATCGGGTTATGATAGGGACATACCGAAAAATGCACTTTTGCGCCAGCCAACGGATAGAAAATACGTGTACACACAGTAGAGTACATCCGCGGAgcataatcaataaaaaagcCTCGATTTCACATCATTCCACACGTAGGGCATCACAccatcaacaccaccaccattacaGCCCGTGCACAATGGCGGCGAACTCGTAAAGCCCTAGAATGTCACCTTAAGTCACCGTGTTTCTTCGAAGCCGTGTTTTTTCACCGCGCGGCAGCGTGCAATCGTACAGCGCGACCGTGTAGCTGACGGGGAAATGAAGATTTGCAACTCTCGTGTCGATTGACGACGCAAGCAGAAGCCTTTCGGCGGAGAATCGACGTACAGTTTCAGATGCACCTGCACGGGGAGCATGAGCAATTGTTCATGCTTCGGgagcgtgtatgtgtgccatCGCGAGCATTTCGTTTCTCTGAGCAAACTTCTTCCTTGCTCTGCCGTTTGCTTGCTGCTAATAAGagcagagaagaaaaaatcacacaatttctgttcacacacatacatgcacaATGCCAGTGAGCCACTGCTCCTTTTTATGTCGACAAATTCTAGCGTAGATTTTGTCGCACAATAAACACCTGTGCAACACGATTTAAGTTATTTTCCACGCTCCAAAAAGACAACAATTTGCCTTAAATCACCTTTACGTGCGTGCAGCACGGCGGAACAGTTTGAATATACGAATCGATACGCAACCCGAGAGCGAATATGCACTTCACGCTCGACAACGCCCAACTAACATGTTATGGATGACAATTTTGTCAGCGTGTTTTTCCGTCGAGTTTACTGTCAATTGTTTGCTCGAGTTGTACTCGGCCGAAATGTGgataaattgtgtttttataACATATATTTATATAGAGCTAACATCATTTGAGTTTATCAAAACGGCTACGAAAGAATTACCAAACATCGGAAGAAATTGTTCCTCTCGTTTACATTGATTTCTCgtcaaatgtttcatgaagCATGTTCAACTAAATTACGGATGTTACTCAATTTCGAACGCTTTACATGTTTTTTGCAATGCCCAACACCAATTGAAGAGGAAAACCAACCAAACTGTCGCTGTTTGACTGCTGCTTGCTAGTTAAAACGAATTCCACCTCGTGCAAGTTGGATTCCAATTTTCtgatcgccatcttgctgTTAAAAATCTTTTGCAGCGATAGTTTCCGATATCGATGGCAGTATTTTCTCCCGTGTGATAAGCACCTAAAATACAGCTTTCCCaataatttctttatttacaattataaatttttattgttcTCACCaacaaacatatttaaaaaatcgatCTACACATCCGACGCAGCCCTGACACAACCCGACTGTCAAAAATTCACTGCACataagcgagagagagagagagaaaggttCGGGCGAACCAGCCGTCGTCGTTGTGAAGTTAATTTTTGTAGCTGATAACAAGCGCCAAAAATGTGCGTTTGAATGTTGAGAAAACCTTGGCCAACATCGTAGTGTCCGACCATCGGCGAACAACCCTTCCCTTCCATCAATATCTGTGGTGCTGTAAATCCCTGTAGATAGGTGTTTTCCCGACAGTGTTTTAGGTGTTCCTTACCCTGTTTACCGTTTTGTACAGAGCACGTTGAACCTCgagataaaagaaaagaaaaaaaggaacggaaaGAAGTGCGCAACAACCGTCTGGCGAGTTTAGGGGTTGCTCAAAAATGTGATGTGATAGCGCGAAGCTgagacgatgatgatggtggcggcTGTGATTTGATTGATAGTTTCGCGAGTTGTGGCATATCGCCCGGTAGCATCTATCTGCTTCTTTCCCTCCTTTAAAGTGTTGTGTGCTAGTGTGCAAATAGCAAGTCGGTCGGTCAATCTTGCTAAGCATAAAAGTCCTTGAagagagcaaagaaaaaacaaatccgtaCCGCGCCATGCGGTTGAAACACTAACCGCGAATGTTGTgcatttgtgtgtatgtgtgggtacGTATGCTGTGTGACAATAGTGCTCCTCGCAACTTCCGTCCCCGGTTGGCTTTTGCCTGGGTTACTATGATTAGCACCATAGCGCGGTAAGAGCGTGTGAGAGATACCGATATTTTCCCCCCCCAACACAGTCCGTGCGAAAGCGAGACGGATCGATCGGAATCAAACGCAGCAGCCGAGCGGATGCTGTCGTGGGAGGCCGCATCATAAAAGGATACGATCATCGTACGCGGGGTCTGACAAAAAGGTGCCCACGCAAATAGGGCGTACCAGGCGGTTCGTCGCGGCCGGGTGGAATTTTTCGGTGTGTGCTTGTGTCCTGTGTCCAATCTGTCGATCTACTCGTGTGTGGTGCAGTGTGAAGCAGGGGAAAATAGTCTCGACTGTGTCGAGAGTGTGACGACTCCGCAGCACAGGCGTTGAACGTTCACTAGCCCTGCATTAGCTCCCCGTCTGCTTAAAGGGAACGTGTGAAggtcgtcgtcgccgtcggTCAGCGGTGGCCGAAGAACGTCGGTTCGAGATTTCGCGCCAAAcgtccttttttgtgttgctagAACAGCAGGATGGTAGCACCGTTGCGGTGACGACTCCTGGAGCCGCCGGGCTCTGAAGCAGCCCCACATAAACCATCAAAATACGGCAACGTATTCCGCTAGATCCGACCATTTTTTGACACTAAGCAGCGCGCGGTGAAGAAGAGGAACAAGAGTAGGACAGTGCACAGTCATCGCAGTGCCGTATGCAaacagctgttgctgctgtgttgTGAGTGGATCCCGCAGTAATCTTTCACCGTGGACACCGTCACGTTTGCGGAAGCGAACCTTCTTGGTCCTCATCGACGGCGTGCTGGTGAGAATAGTGTCGATTCCCCATGCACCCTAGCAGTTTGCCAACAACATCGTTACCGTACATCCAAGCAGTGACAACCGAAACAGTGTGGAAGTGATGGCGACAAGGGGCGACAGGAAGATGCGTGTGGTGGCGCTGGTTAGCGGTGGGAAGGACAGTACCTACAACATGATGCAGGTGGTTGCCGAGGGCCACGAGCTGGTCGCACTGGCCAATCTGCATCCGAAGGATCGGGACGAGCTGGACAGCTACATGTACCAGACGGTGGGTCACCAGGGCATCGAGAAGCTTGCCCAGGCGATGGAGTTACCGCTGTACCGGCGCATGACCCGGGGACATTCGATCAACACCAAGGGCCACTACGAACCGACCGAGGACGACGAGGTGGAGGATCTGTACGAGCTGCTTGCCGAGGTGCAGCGCGGTCAACACATCGAAGCCGTCGCCGTCGGTGCCATCCTGTCCGACTATCAGCGTGTAcgggtggaaaatgtgtaAGTGTTGGTGGTTTGGTGCGTGCACTTGCCGTGATTCGGAATGCTACACCCCAGAGCTATGTTTGCGATGTTGACTCTCCCCATTATCTTATCTCGTCGCGTGTTTGTTCGTCTCGTTGCACCGACAGCTTTACACGTGTTTTACATTGTTGTGTCATTTCCGTGCCGCCTCTGTTTTGCATGCCACATTGCGATTTGAGTGGAGTAAGCGACTTTCCGATCTTTATAGTGGATTAATTATTGCTATACAATACTGTGTTGTATTTGTTGGCTCGTCTGAACTGTTCGTGGTCTACACGTAATCTGAATTCACCACGTAAAGTTACGTAAAACTGAAAATGCAACTGATTGTTTCTTCTAATATACCATACAACTTGCGGAAACTAACATTAATAACGCTACAAACAAAGATTTCTCCCCAGACTACGTTAGAGAGCTTCTATTTCTGCTATAATGGGGCGAATTAATGTAGTATAAAATGATATCAACTATATTGAGACTCCCGGGAACTGACAAGATCGCGGATTAATGGGATATATTTAAGAAATGGTTTTGGCTGATatataatttcattaatttagaatTTCATGATTGTTACGACTTGTCTCGCGAATAACAAGTTCAAAATGATGATTAATTTAGCTAATTAATTCGTTTAGTATAAAGAATAATGAATGGTGAAATGGAAGCAGTGGTGCAAGTAAATAATAAGCGTCCAAGTGCAAGAGGAGGCACTATTTCACATTTGCATGATTTACGATCACATCACCCGGCGTCCATTATCAGTGCACATTCACGATAATCCACATTCGCAACATTGTGCAACAAAACGATCATTAACCGTTCGCAAAACCCGTTCATTTgtctcaacaacaacaattgtttgctttgtatttattttagctGCGCCCGGCTGAACCTTATCTCGCTGGCCTATCTGTGGCGCCGGGACCAGACGGAGCTGCTGCAGGAAATGATCGAGTGTCAGGTGCATGCGATCATCATCAAGGTGGCGGCACTCGGATTGATGCCGGACCGCCATCTGGGCAAATCGTTGAAGGAAATGCAACCGCACCTGTTGCTGATGCGCGACAAGTACGGGCTGAACGTGTGCGGCGAGGGTGGCGAGTATGAAACGTTCACGCTAGACTGTCCCCTCTTTCGAAGTCGGATTGTGGTGGACGATGTGCAGACGGTGATCAGTTCGGCCGATCCGGTGTGTCCGGTAGGATATCTAAACTTCACCAAGCTACGGCTAGTGCCGAAGGAGCGTATCGAGCCGGTGGTAATAAAAAACTCGCTCGATTTCATCCACGATCTGAACGAGTCCAGCTACAGCGATCTGAGCGATCCGGATTTGAGCGAAACCGAGCTGGAGCTTATCGAGCGCAGCAGCTGCGGGATGGCGGCCGGCATTGGGGTGACACGCGGCACCGTTTTGCGCAATTCGTTCAGCAAGGACGATCTTAGTGGGGCGGCAGTGATAGCGGGAGCAGCGGGAACAGCAACGGTGGTACTGTCACGCAGCAACAGCATAACGAAGGAGCTGACGGTCTGTTCGAACCTCGAACCAGCACCGTACAGTAAGTCACCGGTGCGGATCATTACGAAGGCACGCTCAAGCATTAGTGCGGGTGATTCGGCACCGATCGCGAGCGATGGTCCGGTCGAGGTGCTGCCACCATTTCACTACGCACGCGAAAGTCGTCCATTGAGCAATAAACCACGTGCGATCGTTAACTCCAAGGGCTGGATGTGGGTGGCCGGTGTACAGGGCTGTGGGGAAGATTCGCGGCAGGCGATGACCAGGGCGCTCGAGACATTGGAAGGTGAGCATGTGAGTCAGGGACGGTTAAGACATCGAATGACGATATATCGCCATTTTCTCACGCTTTCCTTTCAGAGATGGTGCAATCACGTTCATTTACGCTGCGACAAATCTGCTACATCACGTTGTACGTGCGAAATATGAGCGAATATAGCTTTATCAATGAGATTTACTCGACGGTGTTCGCATTCGCCAATCCTCCGACGAGGGTAGGACCAAATCGCACATCGTGCATGATGGTTTAAGTTGAATACATTTTGTTCTCCGTTCCAGGTGTGCGTGGAGTGTCCCCTGCCAGCAGACTGTGCCGTTGTTCTAGAGGCTGTTGCTTTTAATCCCGTTTCTAGTGGTAAGTCCGTCACAATACCGATTTCTACGATCATTCCCATTCCTGTTCCTATTGCTCTTTGTTTGGTTATTGCTCGTTGCGAAATGGTATTAGGGCATTTTACCGTTGGGTAAAATCCAATTTACGcgcaaccttttttttgggctGTCTGAGGGATCGATTGTCTGAATACCGAAGAACAAAATATCGCAGTCGACACTACTCACTTCGATGGGAAGGTCAAAAGACTGACACATGACTTTGCACTGGCTACAACGTGAAAAATAGAATAGTGTTTATCGACCATTTCATTATTCATGAAAAACATCTCGTATAACGCTCGAAGTGTAATGAAAATTGTCCGATATCTCTTGCCTACTTAGCTTCGGAACTTGAACATAAAAGGCAGACAATGCACGTGCAGGGCATTTCTCATTGGGCACCGGCTAATATCGGTACCTACAGCCAATCGACAAAGGTAAGTGTCAGTGAATGAATGTATACTTCCATAGTTCAGTTCACTGAATAATGCACACTTTTCTTATCATCCTTCTTCAGGTCGGCCACATCACGTACATCTCCGGGCAGATTGCTCTGGTACCGGGCAGCATGACGATCATCGAGGGCGGCATCAAGCAGCAGTGCAAGCTAACGCTACGCCACCTGAGCCGGATAGCGAAGGCAATGAATGCGCAGGGTGGTCAGCTGCGGGACGTAGTGCAGGGCATTTGTTTCGTGACGCACCCGAGCTACATCTATGAGGCCCGCCGCCAATGGGAACGGCGAACAGCAAACGCGATCATTGACTACATCGTTGTGCCGTCACTGCCACGTGGTGCCCTGGTCGAATGGCAGGTGTGGGCACATTCGCATAACGATAAATTCGATTGTAAGCTGCCGCTTATTTTCTAACTAGCTAAACTCAATGAAACGTACCAGCCTAATGCGGTTTTGTAATTGTTCTGCTTATGGTATAGATGAGGAAACAGGATGCTCCATCGGAGAGTACTCGATATCGATTCGACGCCGCTGGAACTACGAAAACAACTGCGCATCGATCGTGTGCTACGTGTCAACGGGACTGGCCACATCCACCACTAAGCTGACCGAGCTGACGGATGACTATCTGCATCATCACACGCAACTGGCACAACGAATCACGCGCGATCACATACACGACACGATCGCGTACGTCCTGCGCAAGCTACTACAGGCCTATCCGGGGCTGCTCGGTATCAGCCCGTCCTCTCCGTCCGCCGCTAGCAACGATGATGCGTTGATGGGTGCAGAGGACGATCAAATCGCACGGCCGCATCCTCCACGAGCACCGCCGCCGCCATCGTCGGATCTAGCAAAACCTGCCGTACATTTGCGCGTATTTTATCAGGTGGATGCGATACCATCCGTACAATTTCTTATCGATGCCGTCGAGAGTTTTTTGGTATCACCGGCCAACGTGGCACGGATCGCGTACACTATTATACCGGCCTGCCATCTGCAAAACTTTAGCACGTTCATCTCGATATGCGGTTTACGGCATCACGAGTAGTAGCGGGCAAAATGGATGCGAACCAATGTAGAGCAGACAGGCGATAAGCAAACGGCACTAGTCTAGTTGTATGTAGCATAGGAAACTCCCGACCACAGTAACATACATCCCAGCCTGGGTGCTTAGCAAAGGTTTTTGGGACGAATGTTTTCCTGATAGGATGACGACGAACGTGTGAAAATGGCACACCACGGTCTAAATGTCGCGCTGCAACCGAACACAAGAGTGACCAGTAGTGCTACGAATagttgcgtgtgtatgcgtgtgcatgtatgtgtgcgagtgtgcgtgtgtttctgtgtgatCGTAAATATATGTGCTTGCAAGTGAATTAGATAGGCCTATAGTATGAGGAAAACGGGGCGGGTTAAGGAGTGCGTGGCTCTCACATGAAGATGTCCCCCGTATGATATTGTTAGACTATTGCAAAAGAATAAGGAACAAATTATGTATATTAAACTGTTGATCATTTATACCATTTGATAGGCGAAATGTTAGcggttttaattattattgggTTACTTTTTACAATTGATTAGCTATGTTATTGCTCATCAGACCTATAAATTGAATGTGTATAAAATGAATGCGTCCGATTGAGATCCACGGTAATACAGAGCCAACCTGTTGTGGTGGAGTTGCTGTATCTCTAATAACATATCGCGTAGTAGCATCCTTGTTACACGAATCGACTAATCGTGCTAGatataaaatgtttttatgttttcgatAAGCATAATTGgccgaaacgatcgaacgCCAACTCATACCAACACACCAATAGGCCAAACGGTTGTTATCGTTGGTTATAAgcacgatgcaaatgttaattaaaaccCTTATCTCTGTTAAAAGACAGCAGAAAAGGTGTAGCGGTTCGGTTTCATGAAGAGACCCTGATGTGTTTGATAGGACATTATTAGCCTAGCAAACATTATTCAAAGCATCGACATACGAAGCTTGGTTATAGAGAAACGATTTTAGGTGAGATGATGTTAATTTGCTTACTGCTATCACTATGCAGTGAGATAAGATAAGCTGATAAGAAATGTATCGCTTGCGTTACGTTTATCAGTTTATAGCAATTGTTGAGCAAGACAAACACCATACATTGATATAAATTTGCCACATGCATGTTTATGCTGCTTACATGCCATGTCCCGTTGGTGGAAAAATCCTACCCAACCGGTTTTTACCCACCAACAGCTAGTGCAGTGATGTCAAACTCATATTTGTGCGCGGACCATTTTTCATGTGGAAATTTCTTTGTGGTCCGGGTGGGTACCTTGCAACGATGATGAACATGCTTATTTAGTCGGATCGGATTGATCAAACTACGTGGAACTGTGGGGAATACACCTGATTGACTCTGAGTTTCAGAAGGTTGATGAGTCGCATGCGATTCCGGCAATTCCTCCTAATAAAGCGGTTTAATGTTGTCGGTCAACGGCATACTGTGTATTCAGATTTGTCCAAATCAAAACGTAGTCTACCAAACAATTAATGCGCTTAGCAGACCGAATCACATGCAATGTTTCCTAGTCTCTTGACGTTAGGAGATGCAAATTTGAGCCAATAGCCAAAGTcgttaaaagataaaaaaaatgatatcgAGATATGGCGATATCGGTTGGCCAGATTTATCAGCACCCGACGTTCTTCTGTGGGGATATCTGAAGATTGACAgttaatataataaatatattaaccAGGAATATTCAAATAACCGTAAAAAatgcagaaacaaaaatacgGTATGTGCGGGGGACCTCACAATGTTCAACAGATTTTAAGCAATCCAATTTCAAAAGGATGTCGCAGAAGAGAATATTTCacccgttttttttatattacaatcTGGCATCTGATTCCTCCAGACAATAGTCGAAGTTATCAAAATATGTTCGCGAGTCGGATTGAAAGACCTTGCGTGCCGCACGTTTGACATGACTGTTATTGCAGTTACGTGTACCACAATGAAATGGTAATGGTGGTTGTGCGTTGTTATGGTAACCGCGATGGTGATAGGAGCGCACTCGTTGCCTCCCGAAAGCTGTCCTCAATTGGTTGAAAGTTTCATTGTAATTCCATACGAAAGAAGTTAATGAAGTTATGCTTCATTAAACCGACGTCGCTGCAACTACTAATCACTAGAAGCAATTTGGTTAAAATGCTTAAGTGTCTGAGATACTCTGTTGCAGCACTACTTACGAACTGGTGGTCTTATCAGTGCGGGGTTTTTTGTGAGAGGTAGATTATTGATTCCGTTCTGGCTGGCCCGTAGTGTTCTCGCGGAGGGAGctctttattttctctttctcgctcttgATTGTGCTCTTAATTGACCCGCGGCGTAGTAACAGCTGACGATTCGCGGGCAATCGAGGGCACATCTGTGGCAGGCTGAACACACCTACCAGTTTGTGCCTAGTTTCCGTTCACTGTGCAGGTTATTTCATCTGCTAAAACCGACCTTAGtcaattatttatatttacaatTGCACTGCCAAGATGCCTACGACCAAGTTCTTTCAATCAACGAGAAAAATCATCGGCGCCGGAGTGAACTACAAGTAGGTACACGAGTCGCTTCATTACAATTGCTTCATTTACTTCATATCGTATCACCTCCAACGGAACGGTTTACTCTGGACTATTCGCTAAAATAAGGTCAAATAATTGTACATAAAAATCGCCATGCTTTGGATGACTTGGTCACGCAGAACTAATCATTCCAATAACTTTAATCTGCCACAGTTCCGATTGTTTTAAgactaaaaacaaaagaaacatagTTTGGGCGGaaagaattattaattatttaaaaaggtACTAAATCACTTCGTTTCTATGGACGCTTTCTGCTTTGCCACCGGTAGTTAAACCACTTAATAGCTTATCGTACTATATTTTGTCCCTTAAATTTAACTATTGTTTTACGATGCCCTTGGTTTTCTTTAACGGTCCGTCCTGAATTTATCACACAGAGAAATATTACGCCTCACAAACGCCCCAAAACCGGATGCTCCCGTCATCTTCTTCAAGCCTATCTCATCCCTGCTGGACGTTCCCACCGGTTCCCCGGCTGCGTCTTCCCCCGTACCGACCATCCGCATACCGCCCGTCTTTGGTGGCGTGATCAACTTTGAGGCCGAGCTGGGCGTTGTCATTGGACGGCGCTGTTCGAATGTGTCCACCGAGCAGGCGATGTCGTACGTCGGTGGTTATTGTCTCGCGCTCGATATGACCGGTATGGACTTTATCCTCGATGCACGACCCAAAGGATTGCCCTGGTGTCTCGGCAAGGGTTTCGACACGTCCACCCCGGTGAGTGGGTTGATAACGCGTGCCGAACTTCCGGCCCCGGACGATGTGCGCGTATGGTGCGATGTAAACGGAGTGCGCAAACAGGACGACAGTACGCGCAATCTGATCTTCCCGATTGCGGAGCTGATCGCGTACGTGTCGCGTTACATGACGCTGGAGGAAAATGATCTGCTCCTAACCGGAACACCGGCCGGTGCAGGACCGGTACGCCACGGGGACGTAATCGAGTGTGGGCTGGGTGATGGGCTGGTGACGATGCGTTGTGCCGTAGCGGACGAGTAGCAGAACGTAGCCTTCGAGTACTTTGAGGTATGGATTAGTTTGGtttaaaagaacaaaaacagctTCCAATAAATTCGTTCACCCCTCGGGTGAATGCTGGTGTAGAATTGGATTCTACAGTACATATTGTAAATGGTAGGAATTTCGATGAATCGTAGCGTTTAAATccattttgcttccttttggtCGGTGGGTGACGAAAGCAATCGTCTAGTCTCTGTATCGGAATCTTCCTGTTCGCCCTCGGCTCGGATGTCGTAATTTGTGACCAGCGGCGATGACGGTGGTGTTCCGGGTTGCGGTGGCCGTTTCACCCGATTCGGGCTGTTCAGCATCGTGGACACCGATGCGCATTCTTGCTGATACGGCAGGTGACAGTTGCGATCGGTAAATGCTGGATAATACTGGCGATAGCAGAGATAGGACAGGCAGATCCCGATCAGTGAACCCACCGTCACATCCTGCCAGTGGTGATGATAGTCGCACGTACGGCTGATCGCAATCATCGTCGCAGCAAACAGTGGCAAACCGGACGCTATCACGCGCACGGATCGGCCACGGCCACGATCGTTCATCAGGTGCAGCTTCCCGATGAGGTACCAGCTAAGGAATCCAAGACCAACGAAGGCAACTGGAGGGAATGATGGGCAAAAAAGAAGCATTATCGATTGATGGCTCAAAGGCAAGCACACCCTGAAATCACCTACAGGAGGAATGTCCGGAAGGGAAGCTCTTGCGTCCATCCATCAATGCCCGCACATCCGTTCCGGTGCAGTGCAGTTGTTCGTTCAGCACACCATCCGGAAAACAGCGCCAGAAGAAGTCGGGCCTTGGTCGACCGACCGCAATCTTGATAGTGTTCGTTAGCACACCGTTCAGGCCGAGGCCGAGCGTAAACGCAAGCACGGTGCAGCGAAGTTCCTGCCGATCCCGCGACTTGAGATAGTGCAGCGTAAAGACCAGCCCCGGCACACCGAGCACGATGGGCCACAGCATGGTCAGTGGCACGTAGCTATCGGTCCGCGGATTCCGGTACAGCCATAACTCTTCCGCCTGGATCTTCCGAACGAATGGGGCTTTAAACTCGAGTGCGCTGTAAACGGGACGAAACGATAGGTGGATGTACGGAACTCCGAAGCGCAGCTTGCAAACGAAGCAGCGGAGTTGTTATACTTACATGTAAATACACGTCAGCGCGATCCGCACAATCGTCTCCAGTGGCAGGTTGTATTCCGGTGCACGTGGAAGTTTTTTCTGTCCAACTGGTGACGCTGCTCCGCCGCATGCGTACGCGGACGCCGCCATACCTTTCGATGCCATTCGGTGCCGGGTAATGGCGGAACCGGACTGTACGATCCTTCCCGCACGACCAACTTTACTGCGGTGGAACCGAAGTTTGAGCACAGCGCGTGAAGCACCAGCTGGCTATGGAATTTTTCAATGTCGTCTTGCAGTTTGGGTGGGGGTAACCACCGTCATTCAACAGCTGACAGCTCTGGGCTCAGTGTTTTTGTGAGAGCGAAAAGCAGCGCTAGCGCTCGTTTGGTGTGGCGTGAAAGAGACAGCGaaggaaaatgtaaacaaagatTGTGCGTTTAAACATCACAACGTCAATAGTCCAGGCAAACAACTGAAAGTTACAGAAATACAAACAAtggaaagaaataatttaaatgtctTGCATCATCCATGGAACAAGTGACTTAACAATTTGTTGGGCACTGACTGATACTTAGATAATACAAGATAAGGAAAGCTTCTTTTCGGATAGTAATCAGGCAGAACTGTGTATTCGTACCGAAGTCGATTGCGATGAATTATTTGACTCGTGCCCTGATGGTGCTggctttttttacattaaattacATTAGTTTATTGTAAGGAACGTGTCGAGAGCGACTAAGAATCTTACAGCTTAGTTAAACAGTTCTTATCACTTCAGTTCTGTCGTCCGCTTATGAAGCATTCCAAACACATTCAAATAGCTGTTCAACTTTATACGCACGTTGGCCCGCTCCACAATGGAATCGAGCGAACGGGTAAATCGTTCCTTAGCATTGTTCAACGATGGAGGACGCAAAATGCCAAACCAGCCGCTCGGATCAATCCGGCCTACGTCCACATCCACCGGATGGCTGTCGAGTGAAAGCTGTGGAATGGTTGACGAATCACTGGCATCGTCGTCTTTCGACACAGTGTGAAGTGCCCGAAACTCTTTGTAATCTTCTGTTGGCAGCTGTACGGCACTGACCGCCATGGGTCCTTTGGTGAAGCGCGTATGGGCCAACTCCATCTGGCCTTCGGTCGTTAGCCGCGCTATGTCCTGGCTCAGCTGAACATCCTGTTCGATCAGCTCGAGCGAATTAATAAGCAGCTTGTCCATCAGCTCACACAGGTCATCTTTGGAGGAGTTTTCCATTGCGATTTTGGGTGTGATTAATATGATGTTATACTAGGGATGTTTTCTCGTGGGAAGGACTGGAAACAACCACCAGTaaagggtttgttttttctttgctgtcaTGTGACTGACGGCTGACTGAAATCTGAACCCATCCCACTTGGCACAACGACAAAGCCTGCTGATGTGGTTAGTTGGGCACTAACCCTTGACAGCGTTTTTGTAGAGGAAAAGGGCACAAGCCCAagcaacaatttaatttaaaaaggtAACGATTATCAATGGGGCATGCTCGCAGAGATGATAATTAGAATGgtcttaaaataattaaaaacatcgCAGAAATTacaaatgtttcaataaatCGAAATCTACTGTAAATTTTATTTGCCCAGGTAGACAGTTTttcataatataaaaaaatgaagaattcACAAATGTTTATTGACACA
The Anopheles moucheti chromosome 2, idAnoMoucSN_F20_07, whole genome shotgun sequence genome window above contains:
- the LOC128301837 gene encoding phospholipid phosphatase 5, whose translation is MASKGMAASAYACGGAASPVGQKKLPRAPEYNLPLETIVRIALTCIYIALEFKAPFVRKIQAEELWLYRNPRTDSYVPLTMLWPIVLGVPGLVFTLHYLKSRDRQELRCTVLAFTLGLGLNGVLTNTIKIAVGRPRPDFFWRCFPDGVLNEQLHCTGTDVRALMDGRKSFPSGHSSFAFVGLGFLSWYLIGKLHLMNDRGRGRSVRVIASGLPLFAATMIAISRTCDYHHHWQDVTVGSLIGICLSYLCYRQYYPAFTDRNCHLPYQQECASVSTMLNSPNRVKRPPQPGTPPSSPLVTNYDIRAEGEQEDSDTETRRLLSSPTDQKEAKWI
- the LOC128298073 gene encoding uncharacterized protein LOC128298073 — protein: MENSSKDDLCELMDKLLINSLELIEQDVQLSQDIARLTTEGQMELAHTRFTKGPMAVSAVQLPTEDYKEFRALHTVSKDDDASDSSTIPQLSLDSHPVDVDVGRIDPSGWFGILRPPSLNNAKERFTRSLDSIVERANVRIKLNSYLNVFGMLHKRTTELK